From one Trifolium pratense cultivar HEN17-A07 linkage group LG1, ARS_RC_1.1, whole genome shotgun sequence genomic stretch:
- the LOC123913133 gene encoding auxin-responsive protein IAA12, whose translation MSSVSKDENLALSSEDSSSPDESELELGLGLSLSHPTKSHQYHHHNHHGSYARIFTAKDFSSSPSSVGTKRPADSLDATNRPSQVVGWPPLRTYRVNSFNANTKSTEAFNSVAEKSKNNNTSVRKSADNGNDDNNVNIKEKRHLRNSPFVKVKMDGIPIGRKIDLSAHSSYETLAQTLEDMFDESTTNVTCKGSNGEDHNMTIRRERHSILLDGSSKFVLTYEDKEGDWMLVGDVPWGMFLSSVRRLRIMRTSEANGLAPRLEEKNSRQKSKPI comes from the exons ATGTCAAGTGTCTCTAAAGATGAAAACTTGGCACTTTCTTCTGAGGATTCTTCTAGCCCAGATGAGTCTGAGCTTGAATTGGGTCTTGGGTTAAGCCTTTCTCACCCAACAAAATCACACCAGTACCATCATCATAATCACCATGGTTCTTATGCTAGAATTTTCACTGCTAAGGATTTTTCTTCTTCACCTTCTTCTGTTGGTACCAAAAGACCTGCTGATTCTCTTGATGCTACCAACCGTCCCAG TCAAGTAGTTGGATGGCCTCCACTTCGAACATATCGAGTGAATAGCTTTAATGCCAACACTAAATCAACCGAAGCATTCAACTCTGTGGCCGAGAAGAGCAAGAACAATAATACTTCTGTAAGGAAGAGTGCTGACAATGGAAATGATGATAACAATGTTAATATCAAAGAAAAAAGACACCTCAGGAATTCCCCATTTGTCAAAGTAAAAATGGATGGAATACCGATTGGAAGAAAGATTGATTTGAGTGCTCACAGTTCATATGAAACATTGGCACAAACATTGGAGGACATGTTTGATGAATCAACTACAAATGTCACTTGCAAAG GATCAAATGGGGAGGACCACAACATGACTATCAGAAGAGAAAGGCATTCAATACTGTTGGATGGATCTTCCAAGTTTGTACTCACTTATGAAGACAAGGAAGGAGATTGGATGCTTGTTGGAGATGTTCCTTGGGG GATGTTCCTTAGTTCGGTAAGGAGGCTAAGAATCATGAGGACATCTGAGGCTAATGGACTTG CACCGAGATTGGAAGAAAAGAATAGCAGACAGAAAAGCAAGCCCATATAA